A single window of Nicotiana tomentosiformis chromosome 1, ASM39032v3, whole genome shotgun sequence DNA harbors:
- the LOC104105843 gene encoding putative germin-like protein 2-1, whose product MALKLFVLTIAILAVVSSISHASDPSPLQDFCVAVNDSMAAVFVNGKICKDPKVVNADDFFKSGLNIPGNTSNQVGSAVTAVNVGNLPGLNTLGISLVRIDYAPYGLNPPHTHPRATEVLVVLEGTLYVGFVLSNPGPNMKNKLFTKILKPGDVFVFPIGLIHFQFNIGKTTAVAFAGLSSQNPGVITIANAVFGSDPPINADVLAKAFQVDKKVIDYLQSQFWWDNN is encoded by the exons ATGGCTCTCAAGTTGTTTGTATTAACCATTGCCATTTTGGCTGTTGTCTCTTCAATAAGCCATGCATCTGATCCTAGTCCTTTGCAAGATTTTTGTGTTGCTGTTAACGACTCTATGGCTGCTG TTTTCGTGAATGGAAAAATATGCAAGGATCCAAAGGTTGTCAATGCCGATGACTTCTTCAAATCAGGCCTAAACATACCTGGAAATACTTCAAATCAAGTCGGATCAGCTGTAACTGCTGTGAATGTCGGCAACTTACCTGGACTTAACACTCTAGGCATTTCATTAGTTCGTATTGATTATGCACCATATGGTCTCAACCCACCTCATACTCACCCTAGAGCAACTGAGGTTCTTGTTGTACTCGAGGGTACTCTCTATGTCGGTTTTGTCCTTTCAAATCCCGGACCAAATATGAAGAACAAACTCTTTACAAAGATTCTAAAACCTGGAGATGTGTTTGTTTTTCCAATAGGTCTCATTCATTTTCAGTTTAACATTGGAAAGACTACGGCTGTTGCATTTGCTGGACTCAGCAGCCAAAATCCAGGAGTTATCACTATTGctaatgcagtttttggctcagatCCACCAATTAATGCTGATGTCCTCGCCAAAGCATTCCAagttgataagaaagtgatcgaTTATCTCCAATCACAATTCTGGTGGGACAACAACTAA
- the LOC104105844 gene encoding germin-like protein subfamily 1 member 20 has protein sequence MALKAFVLTIAIMALLSSMSHAFDPSPLQDICVAVDDSMAAVFVNGKICKDPKQVMANDFFKSGLNIPGNTSNQLGSTVTAVNVGNLPGLNTLGISLARIDYAPYGLNPPHTHPRGTEILAVLEGTLYVGFVLSNPGPNMKNKLFTKILNPGDVFVFPIGLIHFQFNVGKTNAVAFAGLSSQNPGVITIANAVFGSDPPINPDVLAKAFQVDNKVVDYLQSQFWWDNN, from the exons ATGGCTCTCAAAGCATTTGTATTAACCATTGCAATAATGGCTTTGTTATCTTCAATGAGCCATGCATTTGATCCCAGTCCTTTGCAGGATATTTGTGTCGCTGTTGACGACTCCATGGCTGCTG TTTTTGTGAACGGAAAAATTTGCAAGGATCCAAAGCAGGTTATGGCAAATGATTTCTTTAAATCAGGTCTAAACATACCTGGAAATACCTCAAATCAACTTGGATCTACTGTAACTGCTGTGAACGTCGGCAACTTACCTGGACTCAACACTCTGGGCATTTCATTAGCGCGCATTGATTATGCGCCATATGGTCTCAACCCACCTCATACACACCCCCGAGGAACTGAGATTCTTGCTGTCCTTGAGGGCACACTCTACGTCGGCTTTGTCCTTTCAAACCCTGGTCCAAATATGAAGAACAAGCTCTTTACCAAGATTCTAAATCCTGGAGATGTGTTCGTTTTCCCAATAGGTCTCATTCATTTTCAGTTTAATGTTGGAAAGACTAATGCCGTTGCATTTGCTGGACTCAGTAGTCAAAATCCAGGAGTCATCACTATTGCGAATGCAGTATTTGGTTCAGACCCACCAATCAATCCTGATGTTCTCGCGAAAGCATTCCAAGTTGACAACAAAGTTGTGGATTACCTCCAATCCCAATTCTGGTGGGATAACAACTAA
- the LOC104105841 gene encoding germin-like protein subfamily 1 member 17 — MALKVLKLTIATMAVLFSMSHAFDPSPLQDICVAVDDSMAAVFVNGKICKDPKQVMANDFFKSGLNIPGNTSNQLGSAVTAVNVGNLPGLNTLGISLARIDYAPYGLNPPHTHPRGTEILAVLEGTLYVGFVLSNPGPNMKNKLFTKILNPGDVFVFPIGLIHFQFNVGKTKAVAFAGLSSQNPGVITIANAVFGSDPPINPDVLTKAFQLDKKVVDYLQSQFWWDNN, encoded by the exons ATGGCTCTCAAAGTATTGAAATTAACCATTGCAACAATGGCTGTGTTATTTTCAATGAGCCATGCATTTGATCCTAGTCCTTTGCAGGATATTTGTGTTGCTGTTGATGACTCCATGGCTGCTG TTTTTGTGAACGGAAAAATTTGCAAGGATCCAAAGCAGGTTATGGCAAATGATTTCTTTAAATCGGGTCTAAACATACCTGGAAATACCTCAAATCAACTTGGATCTGCTGTAACTGCTGTGAACGTCGGCAACTTACCTGGACTCAACACTCTGGGCATTTCATTAGCGCGCATTGATTATGCACCATATGGTCTCAACCCACCTCATACACACCCCCGAGGAACTGAGATTCTTGCTGTTCTTGAGGGTACACTATACGTTGGCTTTGTCCTTTCAAACCCTGGTCCAAATATGAAGAACAAGCTCTTTACCAAGATTTTAAATCCTGGAGATGTGTTCGTTTTCCCAATAGGTCTCATTCATTTTCAATTTAATGTGGGAAAGACTAAGGCTGTTGCATTTGCTGGACTCAGTAGTCAAAATCCAGGAGTCATCACTATCGCGAATGCAGTATTTGGTTCAGACCCACCAATCAATCCTGATGTTCTTACGAAAGCATTCCAACTTGACAAGAAAGTTGTGGATTACCTCCAATCACAATTCTGGTGGGATAACAACTAA